A window of Streptomyces sp. DG1A-41 contains these coding sequences:
- a CDS encoding substrate-binding domain-containing protein, with translation MRPLSIALAVTVSALSLTACGGGSDDSAGVKKGNDITVGLLLPDRDTARFEKFDYPLIKEEVASLTENQGKVTYANAEASVSRQSEQFRQMIDDKVDVILVDALNSKTIASDVRKAKDAGIPVIAYDRLAEGPIDAYVSHDNELVGQVQGRAIVGELGEKAEKSKVVMMNGDPADPNTARFKQGALSELQGAVDIVEQYDTKEWKPSIAKANMKKAIQAVGLNNIAAVYSANDGMAGAVIEALKEAGATRIPPVTGQDANLDAVQRIVSGEQYMTVYKSFLLEATNAAKIAVAKVQGRSIEFAALTRETVDSPTEKDIPAMLVPVVALTKDNIKETVIADGVYTVKDICTAEYKADCAAIGLE, from the coding sequence GTGCGTCCCCTCTCCATAGCCCTGGCGGTCACCGTGTCGGCCCTGTCCCTCACCGCCTGCGGCGGCGGGAGTGACGACTCCGCGGGCGTGAAGAAGGGCAACGACATCACGGTGGGCCTGCTGCTGCCCGACCGGGACACGGCACGCTTCGAGAAGTTCGACTACCCCCTGATCAAGGAAGAGGTCGCCTCCCTCACCGAGAACCAGGGCAAGGTCACGTACGCCAACGCCGAGGCGAGCGTGTCCAGACAGAGCGAGCAGTTCCGGCAGATGATCGACGACAAGGTCGACGTCATCCTGGTGGACGCGCTGAACTCCAAGACCATCGCCTCGGACGTGCGGAAGGCCAAGGACGCCGGCATCCCGGTCATCGCCTACGACCGGCTCGCCGAGGGCCCGATCGACGCGTACGTCTCCCACGACAACGAACTCGTCGGGCAGGTGCAGGGCCGCGCCATCGTCGGGGAGCTCGGCGAGAAGGCCGAGAAGAGCAAGGTCGTCATGATGAACGGCGACCCGGCCGACCCGAACACGGCACGGTTCAAGCAGGGCGCGCTGAGCGAGCTCCAGGGGGCGGTCGACATCGTCGAGCAGTACGACACCAAGGAGTGGAAGCCCTCGATCGCCAAGGCGAACATGAAGAAGGCGATCCAGGCCGTCGGCCTGAACAACATCGCCGCCGTCTACTCCGCCAACGACGGCATGGCGGGCGCCGTCATCGAGGCGCTGAAGGAGGCGGGCGCGACCAGGATCCCGCCGGTGACCGGGCAGGACGCCAACCTGGACGCGGTGCAGCGGATCGTGTCGGGGGAGCAGTACATGACCGTGTACAAGTCGTTCCTGCTGGAGGCGACGAACGCCGCGAAGATCGCGGTGGCCAAGGTCCAGGGCCGCTCGATCGAGTTCGCCGCGCTGACCAGGGAGACGGTCGACAGCCCCACGGAGAAGGACATCCCGGCGATGCTGGTGCCGGTGGTCGCCCTCACCAAGGACAACATCAAGGAGACGGTGATCGCGGACGGCGTCTACACCGTCAAGGACATCTGCACGGCGGAGTACAAGGCGGACTGCGCGGCGATCGGCCTGGAGTAG
- the kstD gene encoding 3-oxosteroid 1-dehydrogenase, with protein MPSWYPSPKTSAGQRRGAGLAVAAGVHQGAHAADLPPLGTYDVVVIGSGAAGMTAALTAAGQGLRCVVVEKAPAFGGSTARSGAGIWIPNNPVILAAGVPDTPAKAAAYLAAVVGPDVPADRQRAFLTHGPAAISYVMAHSPLRFRWMEGYSDYYPELPGGLANGRSIEPDQLDGTILGAELARLNAPYMDVPAGMVVFSADYKWLALAAVNAKGAAVAAQCLARGTAAALRGEKPLTMGQALAAGLRAGLRSAGVPVWLNTALTDLHVENGTVTGAVVTRDGAPGLIRARRGVIVGSGGFEHNATMRDRYQRQPIGTEWTVGAKENTGDGIRAGERLGAALDLMDDAWWGPAIPIPGRPYFCLAERTLPGALLVNGSGRRFVNEAAPYSDVVHTMYDVHDTEPAIPSWLIVDQNYRNRYLFKDVLPALPFPDAWYDSGAAHQAWTLDALATAIGVPPAALRTTVDRFNSQARRGEDPDFHRGDSAYDHYYTDPSVLPNPCLAPLWLPPYHAFRIVPGDLGTKGGMRTDARARVLRPDGSVIPGLYAAGNASAAVMGHSYAGAGSTIGPAMTFGYIAARDVAGVL; from the coding sequence TTGCCGTCCTGGTACCCCTCCCCGAAGACGAGTGCTGGCCAGCGCCGCGGGGCCGGCCTCGCGGTCGCCGCCGGAGTGCACCAGGGCGCCCACGCCGCCGACTTACCCCCGCTCGGCACTTACGACGTCGTCGTCATCGGTTCCGGCGCGGCCGGGATGACCGCCGCGCTGACCGCCGCCGGGCAGGGGCTGCGCTGCGTCGTCGTGGAGAAGGCCCCGGCCTTCGGCGGCTCGACCGCCCGCTCCGGTGCCGGGATCTGGATCCCGAACAACCCGGTGATCCTCGCGGCCGGCGTCCCCGACACCCCGGCCAAGGCCGCCGCCTACCTCGCCGCCGTCGTCGGCCCGGACGTCCCCGCCGACCGGCAGCGCGCCTTCCTCACCCACGGCCCTGCGGCGATCTCCTACGTCATGGCCCACAGCCCCCTGCGCTTCCGCTGGATGGAGGGCTACAGCGACTACTACCCCGAACTGCCCGGCGGCCTGGCGAACGGCCGCTCCATCGAGCCCGACCAGCTCGACGGCACGATCCTCGGCGCCGAACTGGCCCGCCTGAACGCGCCGTACATGGACGTCCCCGCCGGCATGGTGGTCTTCAGCGCGGACTACAAGTGGCTGGCCCTGGCCGCCGTGAACGCCAAGGGTGCGGCCGTCGCCGCACAGTGTCTGGCACGGGGGACGGCGGCGGCCCTGCGGGGCGAGAAGCCGCTGACCATGGGCCAGGCCCTGGCGGCGGGCCTGCGGGCGGGGCTGCGGTCCGCGGGCGTACCGGTGTGGCTGAACACGGCGTTGACGGACCTGCACGTCGAGAACGGCACGGTCACCGGAGCAGTGGTCACCCGCGACGGCGCCCCGGGCCTGATCCGCGCCCGCCGGGGCGTGATCGTCGGCTCCGGCGGCTTCGAGCACAACGCGACGATGCGCGACCGGTACCAGCGACAGCCCATCGGCACGGAGTGGACGGTCGGCGCGAAGGAGAACACCGGCGACGGGATCCGGGCGGGGGAGCGGCTCGGCGCGGCGCTCGACCTGATGGACGACGCCTGGTGGGGCCCGGCGATCCCGATCCCCGGCCGGCCGTACTTCTGCCTCGCCGAGCGCACCCTCCCCGGCGCCCTGCTGGTGAACGGGTCGGGCAGGCGCTTCGTCAACGAGGCCGCGCCCTACAGCGACGTCGTCCACACCATGTACGACGTCCACGACACCGAACCGGCCATCCCGTCCTGGCTGATCGTCGACCAGAACTACCGCAACCGGTACCTCTTCAAGGACGTCCTGCCGGCCCTGCCCTTCCCCGATGCCTGGTACGACTCGGGCGCCGCGCACCAGGCCTGGACCCTGGACGCCCTGGCCACGGCGATCGGCGTCCCGCCGGCGGCCCTGCGCACGACCGTCGACCGCTTCAACTCCCAGGCACGGCGGGGCGAGGACCCCGACTTCCACCGCGGCGACAGCGCCTACGACCACTACTACACGGACCCGTCGGTCCTCCCGAACCCCTGCCTGGCCCCCCTCTGGCTCCCCCCGTACCACGCCTTCCGCATAGTCCCCGGCGACCTCGGCACGAAGGGCGGCATGCGAACGGACGCCCGGGCCCGCGTCCTGCGCCCCGACGGCTCGGTGATCCCGGGCCTGTACGCGGCGGGCAACGCCAGCGCGGCGGTGATGGGCCACAGTTACGCGGGCGCGGGGTCGACGATCGGGCCGGCGATGACGTTCGGGTATATCGCGGCGAGGGATGTGGCGGGGGTGCTGTAG
- a CDS encoding methyltransferase domain-containing protein has product MTDADFLTETRAFYDTVAEDYAVHFSDPPVAMPLDLGLLYGFAELVGEGGEVADLGCGPGRVTAYLASRGLSVFGLDLSESMLAIARREHPGLRFERGSMLELDLPDGSLDGVVSWYSTIHTPLDRLPAVFAEFARVLRPGGHLLLGFQAGDEPRRYEEAFGHQVALTFRRRQPERIAALLEAAGFAVRSRTVREPDEALGEPVRQACLVARKPPETTT; this is encoded by the coding sequence ATGACCGACGCCGACTTCCTGACCGAGACCCGCGCCTTCTACGACACCGTCGCGGAGGACTACGCCGTCCACTTCAGCGACCCGCCCGTGGCCATGCCGTTGGACCTGGGGCTGCTCTACGGTTTCGCGGAGCTCGTGGGTGAGGGAGGCGAGGTCGCCGACCTGGGGTGCGGGCCCGGGCGGGTGACGGCGTACCTGGCGTCACGGGGGCTGTCCGTGTTCGGGCTGGACCTGTCGGAGTCGATGCTCGCGATCGCCCGGCGCGAGCATCCCGGTCTGCGGTTCGAGCGGGGCTCGATGCTGGAGCTGGACCTGCCCGACGGCTCGCTCGACGGTGTCGTGTCCTGGTACTCGACCATCCACACCCCGCTCGACCGGCTGCCGGCCGTCTTCGCCGAGTTCGCCCGCGTCCTGCGGCCCGGAGGGCACCTGCTCCTCGGCTTCCAGGCGGGTGACGAGCCCCGCCGCTACGAGGAGGCCTTCGGGCACCAGGTGGCGCTGACCTTCCGGCGGCGGCAGCCGGAGCGGATCGCCGCCCTGCTGGAAGCGGCCGGTTTCGCCGTGCGCTCCCGGACCGTCCGGGAGCCCGACGAGGCACTCGGGGAGCCGGTCCGCCAGGCGTGTCTGGTGGCCCGCAAGCCGCCGGAGACGACGACCTAG
- a CDS encoding cold-shock protein, whose product MATGTVKWFNAEKGFGFIAQEGGGPDVFVHYSAINASGFRSLEENQQVSFDVTQGPKGPQAENVTPV is encoded by the coding sequence ATGGCTACCGGAACCGTGAAGTGGTTCAACGCCGAAAAGGGCTTTGGTTTCATCGCCCAGGAGGGCGGCGGCCCCGACGTCTTCGTCCACTACTCCGCGATCAACGCGAGCGGCTTCCGCTCGCTCGAGGAGAACCAGCAGGTGTCTTTCGATGTCACGCAGGGTCCGAAGGGCCCGCAGGCTGAGAACGTCACGCCGGTCTGA
- a CDS encoding menaquinone biosynthesis protein, with the protein MDNPRTRPRVGHIQFLNCLPLYWGLARTGTLLDFELTKDTPEKLSEKLVQGELDIAPITLVEFLRHADQLVAFPDIAVGCDGPVMSCVIVSQVPLDRLDGARVALGSTSRTSVRLAQLLLAERYGVRPDYYTCPPDLSLMMREAEAAVLIGDAALRANMLDGPRFGLDVHDLGQLWKEWTGLPFVFAVWAARRDYLEREPVLTRKVHEAFLASRNLSLEEVDKVAEQAARWEDFDEETLAQYFTTLDFRFGGPQLEAVAEFARRVGPTTGFPADVKVDLLQP; encoded by the coding sequence GTGGACAATCCTCGCACCCGGCCGCGCGTCGGCCACATCCAGTTCCTGAACTGCCTGCCCCTGTACTGGGGGCTCGCCAGAACAGGCACGCTCCTCGACTTCGAGCTCACGAAGGACACCCCGGAGAAGCTCAGCGAGAAGCTGGTGCAGGGCGAGCTCGACATCGCCCCGATCACCCTGGTCGAGTTCCTCAGGCACGCCGACCAACTGGTCGCCTTCCCCGACATCGCCGTCGGCTGCGACGGCCCGGTCATGTCCTGCGTGATCGTCTCGCAGGTCCCGCTGGACCGGCTGGACGGCGCCCGCGTCGCCCTCGGCTCGACCTCCCGCACCTCCGTCCGCCTCGCCCAGCTGCTCCTCGCCGAGCGCTACGGCGTACGGCCCGACTACTACACGTGCCCGCCCGACCTCAGCCTGATGATGCGAGAGGCCGAGGCGGCCGTCCTCATCGGCGACGCGGCACTGCGCGCGAACATGCTCGACGGGCCGCGTTTCGGCCTGGACGTGCACGACCTGGGCCAGCTGTGGAAGGAGTGGACCGGGCTGCCGTTCGTCTTCGCGGTCTGGGCGGCACGCCGCGACTACCTGGAGCGTGAGCCGGTCCTCACGCGCAAGGTGCACGAGGCCTTCCTCGCCTCCCGCAACCTCTCCCTGGAGGAGGTCGACAAGGTCGCCGAGCAGGCCGCCCGCTGGGAGGACTTCGACGAGGAGACCCTCGCCCAGTACTTCACGACGCTCGACTTCCGCTTCGGCGGCCCGCAGCTGGAGGCGGTCGCCGAGTTCGCCCGGCGGGTCGGCCCGACGACCGGCTTCCCCGCGGACGTGAAGGTGGACCTGCTCCAGCCATGA
- a CDS encoding protein kinase — MRPLEVDEPTVVGPYRLLGRPGSGGMGRVYLGRSAGGRTVAVKIVHPHFAQDEEFRARFRREVDAARRVGGAWTAPVLDADPEARVPWVATAYAAGPSLSAAVAEGGALPPHTVRVLGAGLAEALAAVHELGLVHRDVKPSNVLLTLDGPLLIDFGIARATDGTASLTSTGVSIGSPGYMSPEQILGKGVTGAADVFSLGAVLAYAATGEPPFPGNSSAALLYKVVHEEPELGGLDGQLRDLTAACLTKDPGARPAPAEVAGRLAPEGAARLVAGGWLPGALVEQVSRSAVRLLNLEAAGSQGVGLSGPVGFSSPSVAAAGAEGAQAVGPSAPAQAVEPSATGPAGAASAGVFGPPPLMPPPTGASAAVPAPRDGDPQDPTPPAGRRPGKVSVSVAATSTPEDGGRVRRLSCTVALAVAGAMAAVTIGSVFVFDLLPGRAPHDDTNDSGAGPGSPPPAATASSAPSGAVPAAYLGTWEGQGSALDGRLPLGTFRITVERATVGQELGRLRQIDQIGGVCVDVLTLKQVTKKELVATSVGAKTNHSGCNPAPTTVRLTPVGDDLQYRSESEESGRPQARMSKVR; from the coding sequence ATGCGGCCGCTCGAAGTCGACGAACCCACCGTCGTGGGGCCCTACCGGCTGCTCGGCCGGCCCGGCTCCGGCGGCATGGGCCGGGTCTACCTGGGCCGCAGCGCCGGCGGCCGTACGGTCGCGGTGAAGATCGTCCACCCGCACTTCGCGCAGGACGAGGAGTTCCGCGCCCGCTTCCGCCGCGAGGTCGACGCCGCCCGGCGGGTCGGCGGCGCCTGGACGGCACCCGTCCTGGACGCGGACCCGGAGGCGCGGGTGCCGTGGGTGGCGACGGCGTACGCGGCGGGCCCCTCGCTGTCGGCCGCGGTCGCCGAGGGCGGCGCGCTGCCGCCCCACACCGTACGGGTGCTGGGGGCCGGGCTGGCCGAGGCGCTGGCGGCGGTGCACGAGCTGGGCCTGGTGCACCGGGACGTGAAGCCCTCGAACGTACTCCTCACACTCGACGGACCGCTGCTGATCGACTTCGGGATCGCCCGGGCCACGGACGGTACGGCGTCCCTGACGTCCACCGGCGTGTCGATCGGCTCGCCCGGCTACATGTCGCCCGAACAGATCCTCGGCAAGGGCGTCACGGGCGCGGCGGACGTCTTCTCCCTCGGCGCGGTCCTGGCCTACGCGGCGACCGGCGAACCGCCCTTCCCCGGCAACTCCTCAGCGGCCCTGCTCTACAAGGTCGTCCACGAGGAGCCGGAACTCGGCGGCCTGGACGGCCAGTTGCGTGACCTCACGGCAGCCTGCCTGACGAAGGACCCGGGCGCGAGGCCCGCCCCCGCCGAAGTGGCCGGGCGGCTGGCTCCCGAGGGCGCTGCCCGGCTGGTGGCGGGCGGGTGGTTGCCCGGGGCGCTGGTGGAGCAGGTGAGCCGGAGCGCCGTGCGGTTGCTGAATCTGGAGGCGGCGGGTTCGCAGGGCGTGGGGCTGTCGGGCCCGGTCGGTTTCAGCAGCCCGTCCGTGGCCGCGGCCGGGGCGGAGGGGGCCCAGGCCGTGGGGCCATCGGCTCCGGCGCAGGCAGTGGAGCCATCGGCTACGGGCCCAGCCGGGGCCGCGAGCGCCGGCGTGTTCGGACCACCGCCGCTGATGCCCCCGCCCACAGGCGCCTCCGCCGCCGTACCCGCACCGCGGGACGGCGACCCGCAGGACCCGACCCCGCCCGCCGGCCGCCGCCCCGGCAAGGTCTCCGTCTCCGTCGCGGCGACGTCCACGCCGGAGGACGGCGGCCGGGTGCGGAGGCTGAGCTGCACCGTGGCGCTGGCGGTCGCCGGGGCGATGGCTGCCGTGACGATCGGCTCGGTGTTCGTCTTCGATCTGCTGCCGGGTCGGGCCCCCCACGACGACACGAACGACTCCGGCGCGGGCCCCGGCTCTCCACCACCCGCGGCGACCGCGAGCTCCGCACCTTCCGGTGCGGTGCCCGCCGCCTACCTCGGCACCTGGGAGGGCCAGGGCAGCGCCCTCGACGGCAGGCTGCCCCTCGGCACGTTCCGGATCACCGTCGAACGGGCCACCGTCGGCCAGGAGTTGGGCCGACTCCGCCAGATTGACCAGATCGGCGGCGTCTGCGTCGACGTACTCACCCTGAAGCAGGTGACGAAGAAGGAACTCGTCGCGACGTCGGTCGGCGCGAAGACCAACCACAGCGGCTGCAACCCGGCCCCCACGACCGTACGCCTCACGCCGGTGGGCGACGACCTCCAGTACCGGTCGGAGAGCGAGGAGTCGGGGCGTCCTCAGGCCCGGATGTCGAAGGTGCGGTAG
- a CDS encoding PQQ-binding-like beta-propeller repeat protein, whose protein sequence is METLQPDDPTELGSFRLLRRLGAGGMGRVYLARSPGGRTVAVKVVRSDLAADGDFRDRFRHEVEIAKAVSGRFTAPVVDADPDAPLPWLATSYVLGPDLTDVVAAHGALPERTVRALAAGLAAALQEVHAAGLIHRDLKPSNVLLAADGPRVIDFGIARAVDGNRMTQTGVVVGSPGYMSPEQALGKDVGAAGDVFSLGAVLAFAATGRGTFGHGAVSHASLLYQVVHGEPDLEGVPQQLLGLVRACLAKDPAHRPAPSEIVTALAPQGVGGVLSDWLPSAVASTIATHAAGILDLEAPQQPQTPVAASFGPAPAMAGGTAASASTPTPGYGYPPASGHVGTPAAAYGTPMPGYATPPGDAQTPGHGTTTPALATASTAPSRRRVLGLALGGAAAAAVAGGAAAWWIGQDGDTSGTATGTSGVDGSAQPVEEKFTTPPAGVAPQPLWHEQAAEDSTTTDVPLLIHDGLLLVSGDPLVAYDVKTGKSRWSKPDVCAPGSQLLFRDGKVFLTDGGAEGVLVARDVKTGEEVWRSRLGKQLGIEGTIAIDDKNVYVTVTDYTRAASATEYRTAVAAVSHSTGRKVWLQHRDWGTKDYDVQGTVSGKYLVYTDSNYNLTVRDTATGDQLWTQKIGDDWAWQPTVANGLVFLPGEELTAVDAETGRTRWTLSPKGRRGFNNPAVIDGVLYASDYDRGVWAVDVKSVKRLWLCEDQDRGGPETFVRVGTTLYCASGPLSGGVIALAAKNGNVRWTWTDDKDSGVPWQMAHAGNRLLVTNGPEIYAMPAV, encoded by the coding sequence GTGGAGACGCTGCAGCCGGACGATCCAACGGAGTTGGGCTCCTTCCGTCTCCTGCGAAGACTCGGCGCCGGCGGCATGGGCCGCGTCTATCTGGCCCGTTCGCCCGGTGGCCGTACCGTCGCCGTGAAGGTCGTACGTTCGGACCTGGCAGCTGATGGCGACTTCCGTGACCGCTTCCGGCACGAGGTCGAGATAGCCAAGGCAGTCTCCGGCCGCTTCACCGCCCCTGTCGTGGACGCCGACCCGGACGCGCCGCTGCCGTGGCTGGCGACGTCATACGTGCTCGGTCCGGATCTCACGGACGTGGTCGCCGCGCACGGTGCGTTGCCGGAGCGGACCGTGCGGGCACTGGCCGCAGGCCTCGCCGCTGCCCTCCAGGAGGTTCACGCGGCGGGGCTGATCCACCGGGACCTGAAGCCGTCGAACGTTCTGCTGGCGGCAGACGGCCCGCGCGTCATCGACTTCGGAATCGCGCGCGCGGTGGACGGAAACCGTATGACACAGACGGGAGTCGTGGTCGGCTCACCCGGCTACATGTCACCGGAGCAGGCGCTCGGCAAGGATGTCGGTGCGGCGGGTGATGTCTTCTCGCTGGGTGCCGTGCTCGCGTTTGCCGCGACCGGCAGGGGCACGTTCGGTCACGGAGCCGTCTCACACGCCTCGTTGCTCTATCAGGTCGTGCACGGCGAGCCCGATCTGGAGGGCGTACCGCAGCAACTGCTGGGCCTCGTGCGCGCCTGTCTCGCGAAGGACCCGGCGCATCGACCGGCGCCGTCGGAGATCGTGACGGCACTCGCACCACAGGGCGTCGGGGGTGTCCTCAGCGACTGGCTGCCGTCGGCGGTAGCCTCGACGATCGCCACGCATGCGGCCGGAATACTGGACTTGGAGGCACCGCAGCAGCCTCAGACTCCGGTTGCTGCGTCCTTCGGGCCCGCACCGGCGATGGCGGGTGGGACCGCGGCGTCGGCGAGCACACCGACGCCGGGCTACGGGTATCCGCCGGCCTCTGGACATGTCGGCACCCCTGCGGCTGCCTACGGCACCCCGATGCCGGGCTACGCCACCCCGCCGGGTGACGCGCAGACCCCGGGACACGGGACGACCACGCCGGCGCTCGCCACCGCCTCCACCGCTCCCTCCCGCCGCCGCGTCCTCGGTCTTGCACTCGGCGGGGCCGCCGCCGCGGCTGTGGCGGGTGGGGCCGCCGCTTGGTGGATCGGCCAGGACGGTGACACCTCCGGCACGGCGACCGGCACGAGTGGCGTCGACGGTTCCGCGCAGCCCGTCGAGGAGAAATTCACCACCCCGCCGGCCGGAGTCGCTCCCCAGCCGCTGTGGCACGAGCAGGCGGCGGAGGACAGCACCACCACGGACGTACCGCTCCTCATCCATGACGGCCTCCTCCTGGTCAGCGGCGATCCCCTGGTGGCGTACGACGTGAAGACCGGGAAGAGCCGTTGGTCGAAGCCTGACGTCTGTGCTCCCGGCTCCCAACTCCTGTTCCGTGACGGCAAGGTGTTCCTGACCGATGGCGGCGCCGAGGGAGTCCTCGTCGCGCGCGATGTGAAGACCGGCGAGGAGGTGTGGCGCAGCCGCCTCGGCAAGCAACTCGGCATCGAGGGCACCATCGCCATCGATGACAAGAACGTGTACGTCACGGTGACCGACTACACCCGAGCCGCGAGTGCCACCGAGTACCGCACGGCCGTCGCCGCAGTCAGTCACAGCACCGGTAGAAAGGTGTGGCTGCAGCACCGCGACTGGGGCACGAAGGACTACGACGTCCAGGGCACCGTCTCCGGCAAGTACCTCGTCTACACGGACTCCAACTACAACCTCACCGTGCGCGACACCGCGACCGGTGACCAGTTGTGGACCCAGAAGATCGGCGACGACTGGGCCTGGCAGCCGACGGTCGCGAACGGCCTCGTCTTCCTTCCCGGCGAGGAGCTCACGGCGGTCGACGCGGAGACAGGCCGTACACGGTGGACGCTTTCACCCAAGGGGCGCCGCGGCTTCAACAACCCCGCCGTCATCGACGGCGTGCTCTATGCCAGCGACTACGACCGCGGCGTATGGGCCGTCGACGTCAAGAGCGTCAAGCGGCTCTGGCTGTGTGAGGACCAGGACCGCGGCGGGCCGGAGACCTTCGTGAGGGTCGGCACGACGCTGTACTGCGCCTCCGGACCGCTGTCGGGGGGCGTCATCGCCCTTGCGGCCAAGAACGGCAACGTGCGCTGGACCTGGACCGACGACAAGGACTCCGGCGTTCCGTGGCAGATGGCCCACGCCGGAAACCGGCTGTTGGTGACGAACGGGCCGGAGATATACGCGATGCCGGCGGTCTGA